The following coding sequences are from one Lipingzhangella halophila window:
- the paaA gene encoding 1,2-phenylacetyl-CoA epoxidase subunit PaaA yields MTSTETPPRAAPEGARERFDAVIAAGERVEPRDWMPDDYRATLVRQIAQHAHSEIIGMQPEANWITRAPSLKRKAVLIAKVQDEAGHGLYLYSAAETLGVGRAELLDLLHEGRQKYSSIFNYPTLSWADVGTIGWLVDGAAITNQVPLCRCSYGPYARAMVRICKEESFHQRQGFEILHVLAHGTPEQHAMAQESVNRWYWPSLMMFGPPDAESAHSEQSMAYGIKRFSNDELRQRFVDMIVPQADALGLTLPDPELRWNDERGHYDFGPVDWAEFKQVLKGNGPCNRQRLAHRREAHAAGAWVREAAQAHAAKRARRAEREHRASEGGAA; encoded by the coding sequence ATGACCAGCACCGAGACTCCGCCGCGGGCGGCACCGGAGGGTGCGCGGGAGCGCTTTGACGCGGTAATCGCCGCGGGTGAGCGGGTCGAGCCGCGCGACTGGATGCCCGATGACTACCGCGCGACGCTGGTGCGCCAGATCGCGCAGCACGCGCACTCCGAGATCATCGGGATGCAGCCCGAAGCCAACTGGATCACCCGGGCGCCCAGCCTCAAGCGCAAGGCCGTCCTGATCGCCAAGGTGCAGGACGAGGCCGGGCACGGGCTCTACCTGTACAGCGCGGCGGAGACCCTCGGCGTGGGGCGGGCGGAGCTGCTGGACCTGCTGCACGAAGGGCGGCAGAAGTACTCCTCCATCTTCAACTACCCCACATTGAGCTGGGCCGACGTCGGAACCATCGGCTGGCTGGTCGACGGGGCCGCCATCACCAACCAGGTGCCGCTGTGCCGCTGCTCCTACGGTCCCTACGCGCGTGCGATGGTGCGCATCTGCAAGGAGGAGAGCTTTCACCAGCGCCAGGGCTTCGAGATCCTGCACGTCCTCGCGCACGGCACACCGGAGCAGCACGCGATGGCGCAGGAGTCCGTGAACCGCTGGTACTGGCCCTCGCTGATGATGTTCGGTCCGCCCGACGCGGAGTCGGCGCACTCCGAGCAGTCCATGGCCTACGGGATCAAGCGGTTCTCCAACGACGAGCTCCGGCAGCGGTTCGTGGACATGATCGTGCCCCAGGCCGACGCGCTCGGGCTCACGCTTCCCGACCCCGAGCTGCGGTGGAACGACGAGCGCGGCCACTACGACTTCGGCCCGGTCGACTGGGCGGAGTTCAAGCAGGTGCTCAAGGGCAACGGGCCGTGCAACCGGCAGCGGCTGGCGCACCGCCGGGAGGCACACGCCGCGGGCGCGTGGGTGCGCGAGGCCGCCCAGGCGCACGCGGCGAAGCGGGCGCGCCGCGCGGAACGCGAGCACCGGGCGAGCGAGGGAGGCGCGGCATGA
- the paaB gene encoding 1,2-phenylacetyl-CoA epoxidase subunit PaaB, translating to MNDWPLWEVFVRARRGLSHVHVGSLHAADAEHALHNARDLYTRRREGVSVWVVPAAMITASAPDDKEAFFDPADDKVYRHPTFYSVPEGVQHL from the coding sequence ATGAACGACTGGCCGTTGTGGGAGGTGTTCGTGCGCGCTCGCCGCGGCCTGTCGCACGTACACGTGGGCAGCCTGCACGCCGCCGACGCCGAGCACGCCCTGCACAACGCGCGGGATCTCTACACCAGGCGGCGCGAGGGCGTGAGCGTGTGGGTCGTCCCGGCCGCGATGATCACCGCGTCGGCCCCGGACGACAAGGAAGCCTTCTTCGATCCGGCGGACGACAAGGTGTACCGCCACCCGACCTTCTACAGCGTCCCGGAGGGAGTCCAGCACCTGTAG
- the paaC gene encoding 1,2-phenylacetyl-CoA epoxidase subunit PaaC, with translation MPEESGAQAAVVDTAVTAYVLRLGDDALIASHRLAELVARAPQLEEDVALANISLDLLGQARALLGYAGRTEEQLTGVLRTEDDLAYLRAENQFVNCRLVELPNTDFAHTTARQLLFSGYAFELYSALTHSTDETIAGIAGKAVKELSYHRDHAARWTIQLGDGTDESARRMAAALEAAWPYVDELFAADDVTRTVAGAGVGADPARLRPAWDAFVDGVLEPAGLERPEVPPITGLAGKSGRDGVHSEAFGFLVAEMQHLHRSHPGASW, from the coding sequence ATGCCCGAGGAGTCGGGTGCGCAGGCCGCGGTGGTGGACACCGCGGTTACGGCGTATGTGCTGCGGCTCGGCGATGACGCCCTCATCGCCAGTCACCGGCTGGCCGAGCTGGTGGCCCGCGCGCCGCAGCTTGAGGAGGACGTCGCGCTGGCCAATATCTCCCTGGACCTGCTGGGGCAGGCACGCGCGCTGCTGGGCTACGCCGGCCGCACGGAGGAGCAGCTCACCGGGGTACTGCGGACCGAGGACGACCTCGCCTACCTGCGCGCCGAGAACCAGTTCGTCAACTGCCGCCTCGTGGAGCTGCCCAACACCGATTTCGCCCACACCACCGCGCGCCAGCTGCTGTTCTCGGGCTACGCGTTCGAGCTCTACTCGGCGCTGACCCACTCGACCGACGAGACGATCGCCGGCATCGCGGGCAAGGCGGTGAAGGAGCTGTCCTACCACCGCGACCACGCGGCACGGTGGACGATCCAACTGGGAGACGGCACCGACGAGAGCGCGCGGCGGATGGCGGCGGCCCTGGAGGCGGCCTGGCCCTATGTGGACGAGCTGTTCGCCGCTGATGACGTGACCCGGACGGTGGCCGGGGCCGGGGTCGGGGCCGACCCGGCGCGGCTGCGTCCGGCGTGGGACGCGTTCGTGGACGGGGTCCTCGAACCAGCGGGGCTGGAGCGCCCCGAGGTGCCGCCGATCACGGGGCTCGCGGGCAAGAGCGGCCGCGACGGCGTGCATAGTGAGGCGTTCGGCTTCCTGGTTGCCGAAATGCAGCACCTGCACCGTTCGCACCCGGGGGCGTCGTGGTGA
- the paaD gene encoding 1,2-phenylacetyl-CoA epoxidase subunit PaaD → MTRQERALTVAEIRELVAAVPDPEMPMVTLEDLGILRDVRRGATGAVVVTITPTYSGCPALDAIGDDIRARLAACDETAVEVRTALSPPWSTDWISAEGRRKLAAHGIAPPPERAPGPGAGGGTFVPLSVRCPNCGSVETRELSRFGATACRAIHVCAACGEPFDRVKPL, encoded by the coding sequence GTGACGCGGCAGGAGCGGGCTCTGACGGTCGCGGAGATCCGGGAGCTGGTCGCCGCCGTGCCCGACCCGGAGATGCCCATGGTGACCCTGGAGGACCTGGGAATCCTCCGCGACGTGCGGCGCGGCGCGACGGGGGCGGTCGTGGTGACCATCACGCCCACGTACTCGGGGTGCCCGGCGCTCGACGCCATCGGCGACGACATCCGCGCGCGGCTCGCCGCGTGCGACGAGACCGCCGTTGAGGTGCGGACGGCGCTGTCACCGCCGTGGTCGACGGACTGGATCAGTGCCGAGGGGCGGCGCAAGCTGGCCGCGCACGGCATCGCCCCGCCGCCGGAGCGGGCGCCCGGGCCCGGTGCCGGCGGGGGCACGTTCGTTCCGCTTTCCGTGCGGTGCCCGAACTGCGGGTCCGTGGAGACCCGGGAGCTGAGCCGGTTCGGGGCCACCGCGTGCCGGGCGATCCACGTCTGCGCCGCGTGCGGTGAGCCGTTCGACCGCGTCAAGCCGCTGTAA
- the paaE gene encoding 1,2-phenylacetyl-CoA epoxidase subunit PaaE encodes MRAQAQDRPATVPRRGAHRFHPLTVASVQRLTDDAVAVTFDVPEEIAEDFRFVQGQHLTIRWHASGEEIRRNYSICSAAPDGPLRIAVKRLEGGSFSAFANEELRPGDVLDVMPPLGGFHVPLEPERARTHVAVAAGSGITPVLSLLLTTLATEPRSTCTLVYANRTAGDVMFLDELRDAKDRYPRRFQLLNVFSREHTDAPICNGRIDAAKLDLLFSSLVPPGGVDQWYLCGPFALVRLVRAALAERGVAEDRVHFELFHTGEGDEPAPRRRAHQGEAGGASRAVFTLGGVTSSVDVDTSADETVLGAVLRERGDAPFACRGGVCGTCRARVLGGEVDLARNFALEAEEIAAGYVLTCQSRPVTSEVVVDYDA; translated from the coding sequence ATGCGCGCGCAGGCCCAGGATCGGCCGGCCACAGTGCCGCGCCGGGGCGCCCACCGGTTCCACCCGTTGACGGTGGCCTCAGTGCAGCGCCTCACCGATGACGCCGTGGCGGTGACGTTCGACGTCCCCGAGGAGATCGCGGAGGACTTCCGGTTCGTCCAGGGCCAGCACCTGACGATCCGCTGGCACGCCTCCGGCGAGGAGATCCGGCGGAACTACTCCATCTGCTCGGCGGCCCCCGACGGCCCACTGCGCATCGCCGTCAAGCGGCTGGAGGGCGGATCGTTCTCCGCGTTCGCCAACGAGGAACTGCGGCCGGGCGACGTCCTCGACGTCATGCCGCCTCTCGGGGGGTTCCACGTCCCGCTGGAACCGGAGCGGGCACGGACGCACGTGGCGGTCGCGGCGGGCAGCGGGATCACTCCGGTCCTGTCCCTGCTCCTGACGACGTTGGCCACCGAACCCCGTTCCACGTGCACTCTGGTCTACGCGAACCGGACAGCGGGCGACGTGATGTTCCTCGACGAGCTGCGCGACGCCAAGGACCGGTACCCGCGGCGGTTCCAGTTGCTCAATGTCTTCAGCCGGGAACACACCGACGCCCCGATCTGCAACGGGCGGATCGACGCCGCCAAGCTCGACCTGCTGTTCTCCTCCCTCGTCCCGCCGGGCGGCGTCGACCAGTGGTACCTGTGCGGGCCGTTCGCGCTCGTGCGGCTGGTGCGCGCGGCTCTGGCGGAGCGCGGGGTGGCCGAGGACCGCGTGCACTTCGAGCTGTTCCACACCGGGGAGGGCGACGAGCCCGCGCCGCGCCGCCGCGCGCACCAGGGCGAAGCGGGCGGTGCCAGCCGGGCCGTGTTCACCCTTGGTGGTGTGACCAGCAGTGTCGATGTGGACACCAGCGCGGACGAGACCGTCCTCGGCGCCGTCCTGCGGGAGCGCGGCGACGCGCCCTTCGCCTGCCGTGGCGGGGTGTGCGGCACGTGTCGGGCCCGGGTGCTCGGTGGCGAGGTCGACCTGGCGCGCAACTTCGCGCTCGAAGCCGAGGAGATCGCGGCCGGCTACGTGCTCACCTGCCAGTCCCGCCCGGTGACCTCCGAGGTCGTTGTGGACTATGACGCGTGA
- a CDS encoding DUF6069 family protein has protein sequence MNEYGGGRQLNIARLWSGGLATAVVAGLVILVGALVVRGILGIPVLAPEEAGYFGDAGTGVYAVLAALAALAATGLLHLLLISAPRPRTFFGWIVGLGTTVAVVSPFAQVASVPSQIATALINLVAGIAIATLLNSVAAGALARRARRPADTSDARDDENPRGTGYHSGYRDALNGYPTRHYGGRHRSYDPNAQTRIDWN, from the coding sequence ATGAACGAATATGGTGGTGGACGGCAGTTGAACATCGCCCGGTTGTGGTCCGGGGGGTTGGCGACCGCCGTCGTGGCGGGGCTCGTTATCCTGGTCGGCGCGCTCGTCGTCCGGGGCATCCTGGGCATACCAGTGCTCGCGCCCGAGGAGGCGGGATACTTCGGCGACGCCGGAACCGGTGTCTACGCGGTGCTGGCCGCGCTCGCGGCTCTGGCCGCCACGGGGCTACTCCATCTGCTCCTGATCAGCGCACCGCGGCCGCGCACCTTCTTCGGGTGGATCGTGGGACTCGGGACCACCGTCGCGGTGGTGAGTCCGTTCGCCCAGGTGGCCTCGGTACCAAGCCAGATCGCGACCGCACTCATCAACCTGGTCGCCGGCATCGCCATCGCCACGCTACTCAACAGCGTGGCAGCGGGCGCGCTCGCCCGCCGGGCACGGCGCCCGGCCGACACCAGCGACGCACGCGACGATGAGAACCCGCGCGGCACCGGATACCACAGCGGGTACCGCGACGCCCTGAACGGATACCCGACACGACACTACGGCGGGCGGCACCGCAGCTACGACCCCAACGCACAGACGCGTATCGACTGGAACTGA
- a CDS encoding glycine/sarcosine N-methyltransferase, giving the protein MRSRPIKGQDQQRFGDDPLAVRDTDHYKEEYVTGFVDKWDELIDWKRRYLSEGRFFVEQLKARGVRKVLDVATGTGFHSVRLLEEGFDTVSADGSPEMLAKAFANGVSYGGHILRVVHADWRWLNRDVHGTYDAIICLGNSFTHLFSERDRRKALAEFYAMLNHNGVLIIDQRNYDALLDGKYGNSHTYYYCGEDVSAEPEHVDEGLARFVYRFSDQSMYHLNMFPLRKDYTRRLLREVGFQRVDTYGDFQETYQGDEPDFYIHIAEKAYHTDDELSESYSSAVQTAREYYNSSDADNFYYTIWGGTDIHVGLYNSDKDDIAEASRRTVERMAEKVTLTPDTDVIDVGAGYGGSARYLARTFGCKVTCLNLSEVENERNREMNREAGLDHLITVVDGSFEDIPAQDNGFDVVWSQDALLHSGDRGRVIEEVLRVMRTGGHFVFTDPMATDNASPEALAPILRRLHLETMGTPGFYDREASRLGLTKVEFDDLSPQLPAHYGRVLAELQSREDELEGKVSKEYRDRMKEGLRNWVNGGKSGDLAWGILHYRG; this is encoded by the coding sequence GTGAGGAGTCGACCTATTAAAGGGCAGGATCAGCAGCGATTCGGGGATGACCCGCTCGCCGTACGCGACACCGACCACTACAAGGAAGAATACGTTACCGGCTTCGTCGACAAGTGGGACGAGCTGATTGACTGGAAGCGCCGGTACCTCAGCGAGGGCCGCTTCTTCGTCGAGCAGTTGAAGGCGCGGGGCGTTCGGAAGGTGCTCGATGTCGCCACCGGTACGGGCTTCCACTCGGTGCGGCTACTTGAGGAAGGGTTCGACACCGTCAGCGCCGACGGCAGTCCGGAGATGCTGGCTAAGGCCTTCGCCAACGGCGTGAGCTACGGTGGCCACATCCTCCGCGTGGTCCACGCGGACTGGAGGTGGCTCAACCGGGACGTACACGGTACGTACGACGCCATCATCTGTCTGGGCAACTCCTTCACCCACCTGTTTTCCGAGCGAGACCGGCGTAAGGCTCTGGCCGAGTTCTACGCCATGCTCAACCACAACGGGGTGTTGATCATCGATCAGCGCAACTACGACGCGCTGCTCGACGGCAAGTACGGAAACTCGCACACCTACTACTACTGTGGCGAGGATGTCTCCGCGGAGCCGGAGCACGTCGACGAGGGTCTGGCGCGGTTCGTGTACCGCTTCTCGGACCAGTCGATGTACCACCTCAACATGTTCCCGCTGCGCAAGGACTACACGCGGCGGCTGCTTCGGGAAGTCGGTTTCCAGCGGGTTGACACCTACGGTGACTTCCAGGAGACCTACCAGGGCGACGAGCCCGACTTCTACATCCACATTGCGGAGAAGGCCTACCACACGGACGACGAGCTCTCCGAGTCGTACTCCTCGGCGGTCCAGACCGCGCGGGAGTACTACAACTCCAGCGATGCGGACAACTTCTACTACACGATCTGGGGCGGCACCGACATCCACGTCGGGCTGTACAACTCGGACAAGGACGACATCGCTGAGGCCAGCCGGCGGACCGTCGAGCGCATGGCCGAGAAGGTCACGCTGACGCCCGATACCGACGTCATCGACGTTGGCGCGGGCTACGGTGGCTCCGCCCGGTACCTCGCCCGCACTTTCGGTTGCAAGGTCACCTGTCTCAACCTCAGTGAGGTCGAGAACGAGCGCAACCGGGAGATGAACCGCGAGGCCGGCCTGGACCACCTCATCACCGTCGTGGACGGGTCCTTCGAAGACATCCCCGCTCAGGACAACGGGTTCGACGTGGTGTGGTCCCAAGACGCCCTGCTGCACAGCGGGGACCGCGGCCGGGTGATCGAGGAGGTCCTGCGTGTCATGCGCACCGGCGGCCACTTCGTCTTCACCGACCCCATGGCCACGGACAACGCCTCCCCCGAGGCGCTGGCGCCCATCTTGCGGCGGCTGCACCTGGAGACCATGGGAACACCGGGCTTCTACGACCGCGAGGCGAGCCGGCTCGGTCTGACCAAGGTGGAGTTCGACGATCTGAGCCCGCAGCTCCCCGCGCACTACGGGCGGGTGCTGGCTGAGCTGCAGAGCCGGGAGGACGAGCTCGAAGGCAAGGTCAGCAAGGAGTACCGGGACCGGATGAAGGAAGGCCTGCGCAACTGGGTCAACGGTGGCAAATCCGGTGACCTGGCGTGGGGCATCCTGCACTACCGCGGCTAG
- a CDS encoding serine hydrolase domain-containing protein, which produces MGAIALLVISGAGPASASASESESGPAPAPGPPIPHPEPGEPLTEEDVNAWLDGQIPAALEDAGIAGASVSVVHDGEILTSRGYGYSDVEEREKVDPDETLFRMASISKTFTATAVMKLVEEGQIDLDTDVNEYLDFPMETSFDEPVTMRHLLTHTAGFEEEYRNVILPPDTDVELRDVVATEDPPEQVYEPGTTPSYSNHGYALAGYIVENVSGMSFEEYVAQNVFEPAGMDSSTFEQPLPEELESRLSKGYATADQAPSPFETVNDFPAGAVTSSATDMGRYMLAHLGHTQNSELLQPDTLSLMKEPATSSDTLGTLAEGPQMTLGFFQEGRSDLGMVGHGGDTMVFHSQMNLLPEQDTGFFISLNSSGHQATDSLNLRSSLMEGFTSRYFPASGEKDTEVEPTAAEHAAVAEGTYVSARRPGSTFMSASEPLDSEMQITAREDGTIVANPGPETFHPTEYEEIAPWVWREVDGHRMLTMRVVDGEVEAIGYASAFTMLPVEPERHSSVVLPIFVSSLVVLIVTLISWLVGPIVRRTLSLPKRAPEGRWARVLTRVGVGSAVLALAGWTSAILMISGLTDVPTVLLRMIQALQVVGILGVIPAAVALFNDIRHRTGWKRYVGSALVLLALLGIAWCAVVLNLVADTVSY; this is translated from the coding sequence ATGGGGGCCATCGCCCTACTCGTGATCAGCGGCGCCGGCCCCGCGTCGGCGTCGGCGTCGGAGTCGGAGTCGGGCCCCGCTCCCGCCCCCGGACCACCGATCCCGCACCCGGAACCCGGCGAGCCCCTCACCGAGGAGGACGTCAACGCCTGGCTCGACGGCCAGATCCCCGCGGCCCTGGAGGACGCCGGTATCGCGGGTGCGTCCGTGAGCGTCGTCCACGACGGCGAGATCCTCACCTCCCGCGGATACGGCTACTCCGATGTCGAGGAAAGGGAGAAGGTCGACCCCGACGAGACGCTCTTCCGCATGGCGTCGATATCCAAGACGTTCACCGCGACCGCGGTGATGAAGCTGGTCGAGGAAGGCCAGATCGACCTGGACACCGACGTGAACGAGTACCTCGACTTCCCGATGGAGACCTCGTTCGACGAGCCCGTTACGATGCGCCATCTGCTGACGCACACGGCCGGGTTCGAGGAGGAGTACAGAAACGTGATCCTCCCCCCTGACACCGATGTGGAACTGCGGGACGTTGTCGCCACGGAGGATCCGCCGGAGCAGGTGTACGAGCCGGGGACGACGCCCTCGTACTCCAACCACGGCTACGCGCTCGCCGGCTACATCGTCGAGAACGTCAGCGGGATGTCCTTCGAGGAGTACGTCGCCCAGAACGTGTTCGAGCCGGCCGGGATGGACTCCTCCACCTTCGAGCAGCCGTTGCCTGAGGAGCTGGAGTCCCGGCTCTCGAAGGGCTACGCCACCGCCGACCAAGCGCCGAGTCCCTTCGAGACCGTCAACGACTTCCCGGCGGGGGCGGTGACGTCCTCCGCTACCGACATGGGGCGCTACATGCTGGCCCACCTGGGCCACACGCAGAACTCCGAGCTGCTGCAGCCCGACACGCTCTCGCTCATGAAGGAGCCCGCCACGAGCAGCGACACCCTCGGCACCCTCGCCGAAGGGCCGCAGATGACTCTCGGGTTCTTCCAGGAGGGCCGCAGCGATCTCGGGATGGTGGGCCACGGGGGCGACACCATGGTCTTCCACAGCCAGATGAACCTCCTCCCCGAGCAGGACACGGGGTTCTTCATCTCGCTCAACAGCAGCGGACACCAGGCCACGGACAGCCTCAACCTGCGTAGCAGCCTGATGGAGGGGTTCACCTCCCGCTACTTCCCGGCCTCGGGTGAGAAGGACACCGAAGTCGAGCCCACGGCGGCGGAGCACGCCGCGGTAGCCGAAGGTACCTACGTGTCGGCGCGCAGGCCGGGGAGCACCTTCATGAGTGCCTCGGAGCCCCTCGATAGCGAGATGCAGATCACGGCCCGCGAGGACGGAACCATCGTCGCGAATCCGGGGCCGGAGACCTTCCACCCGACGGAATATGAGGAGATCGCGCCCTGGGTGTGGCGTGAGGTGGACGGGCACCGCATGCTGACGATGCGCGTGGTCGACGGCGAGGTCGAGGCGATCGGCTACGCCTCGGCGTTCACCATGCTTCCCGTCGAGCCGGAACGCCACTCCTCGGTCGTCCTGCCGATCTTTGTCAGCTCGCTGGTTGTGCTTATAGTCACGCTCATCTCGTGGCTGGTCGGTCCCATCGTCCGCCGGACGTTGTCCCTGCCGAAACGTGCCCCCGAGGGGCGGTGGGCCCGTGTCCTGACGCGAGTGGGCGTGGGTTCCGCCGTGCTCGCCCTCGCCGGGTGGACCAGCGCCATACTCATGATCTCCGGGCTCACGGATGTCCCCACGGTGCTGCTCCGGATGATCCAGGCGCTCCAGGTCGTGGGCATCCTCGGGGTGATCCCTGCGGCGGTGGCCCTCTTCAACGACATCCGCCACCGCACGGGATGGAAACGGTATGTCGGTAGCGCGCTCGTCCTGCTGGCGTTGCTGGGCATCGCCTGGTGCGCCGTCGTCCTGAACCTGGTCGCGGACACCGTGTCGTACTGA
- a CDS encoding sensor histidine kinase — translation MTRADSAGPEDANAGWGHESSGGPSTRLLLPLDTGLTRLGIRGPFRRDLALGVFVALVSLGILVSLQTVAWSVGMEFAPTSLAVLAVLTCAQSLVLCVRRSRPLLCLSAVVAAQVGILALLPADVAFQGLASFFAAYTCGAVLSLRRLLWVMAAVVALLGVCGVVFALPPFTALSPPVEVGDPLIAGIGRALSAVFSYGVVGFIGSDVATRRRFARLERLREAEAQRERTNSAIRAERTRMARELHDIAAHHLSGMVVQAGAAEQLIGRDDRAAAEMTAWVRSQGKETLDSLRMVVGTLREPGEHPPGTSEADEGEAEGAPVPGIAVLDRLVAGERALGSEVTLERTGGAYDLPPVADVTFYRVAQEALANARDHAWGARVRVELDYRESEVVLQVENEPGVERAESPADSRGMGLAGMKERAELIGAVLEAGLTDSGGWRVRLTLSVT, via the coding sequence ATGACGCGTGCGGACTCCGCGGGGCCCGAGGACGCCAACGCCGGATGGGGGCACGAGTCCTCCGGTGGGCCGAGCACCCGCCTGCTGTTACCGCTCGACACCGGCCTCACCCGTCTGGGGATTCGCGGGCCGTTCCGCCGCGATCTCGCCCTGGGCGTGTTCGTCGCGCTGGTCTCGCTCGGGATACTCGTGTCGCTCCAGACCGTCGCGTGGTCGGTGGGAATGGAGTTCGCGCCGACTTCCCTGGCGGTCCTCGCTGTCCTGACGTGCGCGCAGTCGCTGGTGTTGTGCGTGCGCCGGAGCCGCCCCCTCCTGTGCCTGTCCGCCGTGGTGGCGGCCCAGGTCGGGATCCTCGCCCTGCTGCCGGCCGATGTCGCTTTCCAGGGGTTGGCGTCGTTCTTCGCGGCCTACACCTGCGGTGCCGTCCTCTCGTTGCGCCGGTTGCTCTGGGTTATGGCGGCGGTTGTGGCCCTCCTGGGCGTCTGCGGGGTCGTGTTCGCGTTGCCGCCGTTCACTGCGCTCTCGCCCCCCGTTGAGGTGGGTGATCCGCTGATAGCGGGAATCGGGCGGGCGCTCTCCGCGGTGTTCAGCTATGGCGTGGTGGGCTTCATCGGCAGTGACGTGGCCACGCGGCGGCGCTTCGCGCGGCTGGAGCGGCTCAGGGAGGCCGAGGCGCAGCGGGAGCGGACGAACAGTGCGATCCGGGCGGAGCGGACGCGGATGGCGCGGGAGTTGCATGACATCGCGGCGCATCATCTTTCCGGGATGGTGGTGCAGGCGGGTGCGGCCGAGCAGTTGATCGGCCGGGATGATCGGGCCGCCGCGGAGATGACCGCCTGGGTCCGGTCCCAGGGCAAGGAGACCCTGGACAGCCTGCGGATGGTGGTCGGCACGCTGCGGGAGCCCGGGGAGCACCCGCCCGGGACGTCCGAGGCCGACGAGGGTGAGGCGGAGGGGGCGCCCGTTCCCGGGATCGCTGTGCTCGACCGTCTGGTGGCGGGGGAACGGGCGCTGGGAAGCGAGGTCACTCTGGAGCGCACCGGGGGTGCCTATGATCTGCCGCCGGTCGCTGATGTCACGTTCTACCGGGTGGCTCAGGAGGCGTTGGCCAATGCGCGGGACCACGCGTGGGGGGCGCGGGTGCGGGTGGAGTTGGACTATCGGGAGTCCGAGGTCGTGCTCCAGGTGGAGAACGAGCCCGGCGTCGAGCGCGCGGAGTCGCCGGCGGACTCGCGCGGGATGGGCCTGGCCGGGATGAAGGAGCGAGCCGAACTGATCGGCGCGGTCCTGGAGGCGGGGTTGACGGATTCGGGCGGGTGGCGCGTCCGGCTCACACTGTCCGTCACCTGA